The nucleotide sequence CTTCCGCTGGCTGAATGGCAGTGTCGAGGTTATGGAAGGCGAGAGAGTTCGGCTCACAGACGGAGGCGCCAAGCTTACTGTCGTCAACATGACCCGCTACGATCAAGGCCCGTTTCGGTGTCACGTGTTCAACACCATCACCAACAGCACCAGTGATCCGGTGGTCCTGACGGTCTACTGTGAGCCACAAACCTTATTTTCATTAGTTGCCACTTGTTTTCTTGTCCTCTCCACCATTGTTTTGTTGtcactatttatttatcttctgtgCTCTAAAAATAACATTGACTTGACTATCACCTTGCTTATCAGTGATGCGCTTTTCCCCTGATAGTTGGACCGGAGAATATTAACCTGACGAGCCGGCCGTCCCAAGAGAACTACGACGAAGGTTCAGATGTGGACCTCATTTGCTCAGTGAACTCCGGCCCTCCGCCAAAATTTGTCTGGTTCCGCAATGGAGTGCTTTTGTCCCAGGCTGGATCGGAACTCAAGCTGatgaatgttcatttgcatcagaGTGGAAACTACAGCTGTCAGGCCTTTAATGACAAAACTATGAAGAATCTAACATCAGAGCCCGTGGCTATTTTGGTGAAAAGATGTAAGTTGGATGAAAACATTTGAATCCAAGGCGATTCGTGTCGCGGAAGTGATGCGGCTGATTCTGTCctctttgaatgtttttttttttttgtattcttatAGCAGAAATCTCTAATGTGGTGATCATTGCCAGCAGTACGGACATGGAAGAGCTGAGCAGCTCCGTCAGGCTCTTGTGCTCCTCGACCGGATCGTTCCCAACGTTTGTTTGGCGGAACGGCAGCTCCGAGCTGGCGGCCAGTGACCGAGTCCAGATCGGCGGCAAAGGTGTCGCCGTCACCATCTCGAACGTGAGCCGCTACGACGAGGGTCCCTACACATGTCATGTCTTCAATAACTTCAGCAGCGCCACCAGCACGCCGCTCAAACTCGCCATCAGCTGTGAGTCAAACAACATTTTTGGACATTTATTGGTGGTTagaatgacttttattttttttgtttcaccaCAGATGGACCAGAGAGCATTTTTTTCCAGCTCTATCCCTCCGGGGAATACTTTGTAAGAGGATCCAACCTCAGCCTGTCCTGCTCAGCTGCATCCAGACCTCCTGCCCTGTTTGAGTGGTTCTTCAATGGAGACCTGCTGTCCCAGGTCGGCGCGGTGCTCAATCTGCAGAAGGTTCAGGAGAACCAAAGCGGGAACTACAACTGCCGGGCTTTTAACAACAAAACTGAGAAATATCAAACAACAAAGCCATCTGCAATCTTTATACAGAGTAAGTTAGGCCAGATCGGGGCTCCTCAGCCTGGACCATAATGTGAGCTAAAAGTTGTTGTTGTAATCGTCCGCAGCACCGGTTTCCAACGTGAGCCTTACCTCAAACCTCACAGTCATGTTTGAGTTCAGCTCAGCGACCATGTCCTGTTCGACTGCCGGGTCAGGACTTTCCTTCCTGTGGttgaacggcagctcagaggtcTCGGCCAGTCATAGAGTTCACTTCAGTGACGGAGGCTCGACGCTCACTGTAGTGAACGTGACGCGCAACGACCAAGGACCGTTCAGCGTCAACGTGTCTAATGGCGTCAGTGCGGCACTGAGTCGCCCACTGCATCTTTTCATTCAGTGTGAGTTTAAGGCGCAgactcacacacacgctcagTTCGTCAATGATATTAATCGTTCTTTGCAACAGATAAATAATGAAACTGTGACTGCTTTCATGTTGTAACACCGCAACATAGAGGCTATTTAGCATTAGGGTGAAGCTAGATGACCTCAGGATggtgcttgtttttattttttttagttgctGAAATTACGATTGTTTTGCATACTTGTCTTGTCAGACGGACCAGACAGCCTGACCATCGAGGGCCCGGACTCCGTTTTCGTCGGCCAGCATGCCATGCTTCTCTGCTCCGCCTTGTCTGTCCCGACAGCGATCTTCTCCTGGCTTTTGAACGGAAAGCCCATGGGTGTGCACGCAGCTGCATTGGTCAT is from Syngnathus scovelli strain Florida chromosome 9, RoL_Ssco_1.2, whole genome shotgun sequence and encodes:
- the LOC125975235 gene encoding carcinoembryonic antigen-related cell adhesion molecule 5-like; its protein translation is MATRVLLLMLLGALSGSSYAAGVLSADRLVAVAGETLTLATTVPPPAEPFLVITWSVTDMHGATRIFISSSSVANVTAPEYRDRITLLRHTGSLELRNVSLRDTGNFRITIVPAVGGHQNGNCKVDVHERISGVVLVASGTDLLESNRPLRMSCSVAAGSGLSFQWLNGSSLMTAGGRVQITSGGSKLTLSRVTRYDQGSFRCHVFNVISNGTSDPVQLYISYGPENIQLTTSPSLKYHLEGSNINLSCSAGSRPPAVFQWSLDGDPLAASGPELRLQNVLHSQSGNYRCQAFNNRTMKSKTRHSPITIIAPVSSVEIKTNATEMFEFSGPVSMSCSSAGTSPSFRWLNGSVEVMEGERVRLTDGGAKLTVVNMTRYDQGPFRCHVFNTITNSTSDPVVLTVYFGPENINLTSRPSQENYDEGSDVDLICSVNSGPPPKFVWFRNGVLLSQAGSELKLMNVHLHQSGNYSCQAFNDKTMKNLTSEPVAILVKRSEISNVVIIASSTDMEELSSSVRLLCSSTGSFPTFVWRNGSSELAASDRVQIGGKGVAVTISNVSRYDEGPYTCHVFNNFSSATSTPLKLAISYGPESIFFQLYPSGEYFVRGSNLSLSCSAASRPPALFEWFFNGDLLSQVGAVLNLQKVQENQSGNYNCRAFNNKTEKYQTTKPSAIFIQTPVSNVSLTSNLTVMFEFSSATMSCSTAGSGLSFLWLNGSSEVSASHRVHFSDGGSTLTVVNVTRNDQGPFSVNVSNGVSAALSRPLHLFIQYGPDSLTIEGPDSVFVGQHAMLLCSALSVPTAIFSWLLNGKPMGVHAAALVIAASQHWDAGEYVCTARNAITGQSASGSQKLAVLDLSDCNCWTSVTVAAAVAVGCCVVVAMVIGLILYGLRRRKRHRNIYPTLKRGRKSMRLKQSDMYKIAAGTQSER